CCTCAGGAGAATAGTTCTTACTTACATGAGtagtattgaaatcaatgagactactcacccAAGTAGGTGTTTTCAGAACCAGGATCAATATTTGAGATAATTTAAAGGAGAGAATATGAACTTTTTAAACAGCTGGCAATCATTACATGATAAATGGATCACTTACTAATATTGTGGAATAATTATTATATTCCCATTTTCCTCTTTTGTGTTCCGCTTGATTCCATAATTTTaagtataaaataaaatgaaaggagtGAACAAATTATGTATGTAGATGGTGAGAGACATACAACAGAGTGTGCACAGATTAAACACATACGCTAACAGCACATACTGTACAGCTCTATTTCTATCTTTATCTGAACAATTTTCCTGAAAGAGAAACGCAGGAACACTGGATTCATATTTAGGACTTTTTAAATGGACCATGATATTCCAATTATTATCTAATATCTCTctctattatatatatacacacacacacacacttaagaacactgaaagaaaatgagaaaaatgtGAATAACTTTTATCCCATAACAATGGTAAATGGTCCATTGACAGTCGGTTATTAGCCACTGTTTAAAAGGCTACCATCTTCACTTTAGCATCTGTTTATATTTATATACACTCTAAGTCTAAGAGAAATATATGTGCATGACTATATTATTTTCTCTATACTTGGGCATGAAGGCAGAATTCAGTTAAAGGGTGTTAAATCACGAAGCACAAGGGGAATGGGAGAGGAGCTTAGGGTTAGATAGATAGACGACTTTAGTTTAGAATTAGATAGTTATCACAGACTGCCAGCCCACCTGTGCCTCCCTGCCCCGCTCCTCGCACCCCTCCCCGTGCAAACCAGCTGTGCCcgactgcccccccagccctccccgtgcagcccagctgtgcccgcctgccccccctccccgtgcAAACCAGCTGTGCCCGTTCCCCTTCCTCGCACCCCTCCCCGTGCAGCCCAGCTGTGCCCGTTCCCCTTCCTCGCACCCCTCCCCGTGCAGCCCAGCTGTTCCCGCCCGCGGCTCTTTACCGGGCCCCGCTCCGGCCGCGGCAGGACCGCGTTCCTCCGGCGCCCGCCGATCCGGAACCGGGCCGCCTTGTAGATCTTCCAGTAGACGAAGAGCACGACGCAGAGCGGCAGGTAGAAGGCGCCGCAGGTGGAGAAGACGGCGTAGGAGGGCTCCTGGCTGACCTGGCAGCGCTGCTGCGCCGGGCTGTAGGTCTCGCCCCAGCCGGAGAGCGGCGCCAGGGAGATGACGGCGGAGAGCGCCCAGGTGAGGCCGATCATGGCGTTGGAGACGCGGCGGCGGGCGCGCAGGGTGTACTCCAGGTGGCGGCTGAGGGACCAGTAGCGGTCCAGGGCGATGGCCGTCACGTTCCAGATGCTGGCGGTGCAGCACAGCACGTCGAAGGAGATCCACGCGTGGCACAGCGCCCGGCCCAGCCGCCAGCGCCGCCCGGCCGACAGCTCCTTCACCAGGCTCAGCGGCATGACCAGCGCCGCCACCAGCACGTCGGACACGGCGGTGGAGGCCACCAGGTTGTGGGGCACCCGGTGGAAGGTCTTGACCCGCAGGATGGTCACCAGCACCAGCAGGTTCCAGAGGAAGGTGGCGATGGTCAGGAGGGCCAGCAGGGTGAGGATGAGGATGCTGAAGATGGAGAAGGGCTCCCGGCTCCTCCAGCC
This region of Mauremys mutica isolate MM-2020 ecotype Southern chromosome 10, ASM2049712v1, whole genome shotgun sequence genomic DNA includes:
- the LOC123378281 gene encoding 5-hydroxytryptamine receptor 5A-like encodes the protein MAQSPAPWASRIPGPPALAINASSAPAGGNSTPELGGGGWRSREPFSIFSILILTLLALLTIATFLWNLLVLVTILRVKTFHRVPHNLVASTAVSDVLVAALVMPLSLVKELSAGRRWRLGRALCHAWISFDVLCCTASIWNVTAIALDRYWSLSRHLEYTLRARRRVSNAMIGLTWALSAVISLAPLSGWGETYSPAQQRCQVSQEPSYAVFSTCGAFYLPLCVVLFVYWKIYKAARFRIGGRRRNAVLPRPERGPVKEASHEPQMVFTARHATITFQTDGETWREQKEKKAALMVGILIGVFVLCWIPFFITELISPLCSCNIPPVWKSIFLWLGYSNSFFNPLIYTAFNKNYNNAFKNLFVRQR